From a region of the Triticum aestivum cultivar Chinese Spring chromosome 7D, IWGSC CS RefSeq v2.1, whole genome shotgun sequence genome:
- the LOC123167698 gene encoding zinc finger protein 8, with amino-acid sequence MAAPHGTMLGGADSFPQLPLVVRPAALPPADATIRLFGCDFSNDAAAAGDQRPPKSEAGEGETRKFECHYCCRNFPTSQALGGHQNAHKRERQHARRAHLEASLAAAYLPAGAHVYGALFGGYGHHQAAPMPPPPQYPVWPGMYGGVARSAAYGGMPVPGMVWRPTPVGTGAFGAGGRHDEATAGAAAGTGDVAGKDGNNAVMSVVTTLPSCLTGGSPAEIGRSEMMGQKEGVVSLDLCL; translated from the coding sequence ATGGCCGCGCCGCATGGCACCATGCTCGGGGGCGCCGACTCGTTCCCGCAGCTCCCGCTCGTCGTCCGCCCCGCCGCTCTGCCTCCGGCCGACGCCACCATCCGCCTCTTCGGCTGCGACTTCTCCAACGACGCCGCCGCTGCCGGCGACCAGCGGCCCCCCAAGTCGGAGGCCGGGGAGGGGGAGACCCGCAAGTTCGAGTGCCACTACTGCTGCCGCAACTTCCCGACGTCGCAGGCGCTCGGGGGGCACCAGAACGCGCACAAGCGGGAGCGGCAGCACGCGCGCCGGGCGCACCTCGaggcctccctcgccgccgcctacCTCCCGGCCGGCGCGCACGTCTACGGCGCCCTGTTCGGCGGCTACGGCCACCACCAGGCCGCtccgatgccgccgccgccgcagtacCCGGTGTGGCCGGGGATGTACGGCGGCGTGGCGCGGTCCGCGGCGTACGGCGGCATGCCCGTGCCGGGGATGGTGTGGAGGCCGACGCCAGTCGGGACCGGTGCTTTTGGTGCCGGCGGCCGGCACGATGaagcgacggcgggggcggctgcTGGGACCGGAGACGTGGCCGGTAAGGATGGGAACAATGCGGTGATGAGCGTGGTGACGACGCTGCCGTCATGCCTCACCGGCGGCTCGCCAGCGGAGATCGGTAGGTCCGAAATGATGGGGCAGAAGGAGGGCGTTGTAAGCTTGGACCTCTGCCTGTAG